The Neofelis nebulosa isolate mNeoNeb1 chromosome X, mNeoNeb1.pri, whole genome shotgun sequence genome has a segment encoding these proteins:
- the DDX53 gene encoding DEAD box protein 53, translating into MAWAPEKREEPNPRDFRAGREDRGGASGGGGASGGGGGRGGGSGGGGSRGRGRSGRGRSCYVEVFGPREPPLCFKLNNNMIGVVIGRGGSKIKDIQSTTSTKIQIMKGDSEAEVKIFGTKDMKAKAKAAIETLVKKQERSYTSESSVDNAGPQPFVGRDFHTDTTGRQVQPLIEWDQVRAEVVEWEKRKWADLPPIQKNFYVESKATRSMSRVQVDMWRKENFDIMCDDLKDGEKRPIPNPICKFEDAFQPYPELMKNIRRAGFQNPTPIQSQAWPIILQGIDLIEVAQTGTGKTLSYLMPGFIHLNNQPVSREERNGPGMLVLAPTRELALQVEAECSKYSYKGLKSVCIYGGGNRDRQIRDITKGVDIIIATPGRLNDLQMNKFVTLQSVTYLVLDEADKMLDLGFEHQIMKILLDVRPDRQTIMTSATWPDTIRQLAQSYLKEPMIVYVGTLDLVAVNTVKQIVIVTTEEEKRSLIQEFLESLSPQDKVLIFVSRKLVADDLSSDLGIKGIPVQSLHGDREQHDREQALEDFKIGQVKILIATDLASRGLDVNDVTHVYNYDFPRNIEEYVHRVGRTGRAGRTGISITLMTQNDWKIATELIKILQRANQSVPKDLITMAEQYKLYKQKKDPGRKSKFREKPKKYC; encoded by the coding sequence ATGGCCTGGGccccagagaaaagggaagagccTAATCCAAGAGATTTCAGAGCCGGTCGGGAAGACAGAGGTGGTGCCAGTGGCGGTGGTGGTGCcagtggtggcggtggtggcagaggtggtggcagtggcggcggcggcagcagaggcaggggcagaagtGGCAGGGGCAGGAGCTGCTACGTGGAGGTCTTCGGCCCCCGAGAACCACCTCTGTGCTTTAAATTAAATAACAACATGATTGGTGTGGTGATTGGTCGTGGTGGATCCAAGATAAAAGACATCCAGAGTACGACCAGCACCAAAATACAGATCATGAAAGGCGATTCTGAAGCAGAGGTGAAAATTTTTGGTACCAAGGATATGAAAGCAAAGGCCAAGGCGGCTATAGAAACTCTTGTTAAAAAACAAGAACGAAGCTACACTTCAGAATCCAGTGTTGATAATGCTGGCCCTCAGCCCTTTGTGGGACGAGATTTTCACACAGATACCACTGGTAGACAAGTTCAGCCACTGATAGAGTGGGATCAGGTCAGGGCAGAAGTCGTAgagtgggaaaaaagaaaatgggcagatTTACCACCAATTCAGAAAAATTTTTATGTAGAATCCAAAGCAACAAGGTCAATGTCTCGAGTTCAGGTAGAtatgtggagaaaggaaaattttgACATAATGTGTGATGACTTGAAAGATGGTGAAAAGCGTCCCATCCCCAATCCCATCTGTAAATTTGAGGATGCTTTCCAACCCTATCCTGAACTTATGAAAAACATTAGAAGAGCTGGTTTTCAAAACCCAACGCCGATTCAGTCACAGGCATGGCCAATTATTCTACAAGGAATCGATCTTATAGAAGTTGCCCAAACGGGAACAGGCAAAACTTTGTCCTATTTAATGCCTGGGTTTATTCATCTCAATAATCAACCAGTATCGAGAGAGGAAAGGAATGGACCTGGCATGCTGGTCCTTGCACCCACTAGAGAATTAGCTCTTCAGGTGGAAGCTGAATGTTCTAAGTATTCATACAAAGGTCTTAAAAGTGTTTGCATATACGGTGGTGGGAATAGAGATCGACAAATACGAGACATTACCAAAGGAGTAGACATCATTATTGCAACTCCTGGACGACTGAATGATCTGCAAATGAATAAGTTTGTCACCCTACAAAGCGTAACCTACTTAGTCCTAGATGAAGCAGATAAAATGCTAGATCTGGGGTTTGAACACCAGATAATGAAGATTTTATTAGATGTGCGCCCAGACCGCCAGACCATTATGACAAGTGCAACCTGGCCAGATACCATTCGTCAACTTGCTCAATCTTATTTGAAAGAGCCTATGATTGTTTATGTTGGCACTCTGGATCTAGTTGCTGTAAATACAGTGAAGCAAATTGTAATTGTTaccacagaagaagaaaaacgaTCTCTTATCCAAGAATTCCTAGAGAGCCTGTCACCCCAAGACAAAGTCCTCATCTTCGTCAGCAGAAAACTTGTCGCTGATGACTTATCCAGTGATTTAGGCATAAAAGGTATCCCTGTACAGTCACTGCATGGTGACAGAGAACAACATGATCGTGAACAAGCACTAGAGGACTTTAAAATCGGACAAGTGAAAATATTGATTGCTACTGATTTAGCATCCAGAGGTCTTGATGTTAATGATGTCACCCATGTGTATAATTATGACTTCCCCCGCAATATCGAAGAATACGTACACAGAGTGGGGCGTACTGGAAGAGCAGGGAGGACTGGCATATCGATTACCCTCATGACTCAAAATGATTGGAAGATTGCCACTGAATTGATTAAAATTCTGCAACGAGCAAATCAAAGTGTCCCCAAAGATCTTATAACAATGGCCGAACAATACAAGTTATATAAGCAAAAAAAGGACCcaggaagaaaatcaaaatttCGTGAAAAACCCAAGAAGTATTGTTGA